The proteins below are encoded in one region of Amycolatopsis magusensis:
- a CDS encoding ABC transporter permease yields the protein MGRLIKAEFRKTLSTKSWWGLLIPAVLFAFVFSLGWGFTTNDFTNFLGSSDTREVTSMLGLNPSEWPVGLLAMAHGINIGTIFPVIFGVFALAGEYSKKTISTTFLTAPNRGLALSAKMITYVAWGVLYGVVVVGAASLGTVLTVDSNLMPSAPQFLGVLGAGILATVLATLFGIGVGAVWNSVVGSVITLVIYLLVVENLLVIVAFGWLDVTWLGGVLPNGTVNGIVGAIGAEAFGAAGVTLPGLDEETRWALQYAAGAPGAFSWWASALIFAAWTAIFFVGGWLVNQRRDIT from the coding sequence ATGGGCAGGCTGATCAAGGCGGAGTTCCGGAAGACGCTGTCCACCAAGAGCTGGTGGGGCCTGCTGATCCCGGCGGTGCTGTTCGCCTTCGTCTTCTCGCTGGGCTGGGGCTTCACCACCAACGACTTCACCAACTTCCTCGGCAGCTCCGACACCAGGGAAGTCACCAGCATGCTGGGCCTCAACCCCAGCGAGTGGCCGGTCGGCCTGCTGGCGATGGCGCACGGCATCAACATCGGCACGATCTTCCCGGTGATCTTCGGGGTGTTCGCGCTGGCCGGTGAGTACTCGAAGAAGACCATCTCCACCACGTTCCTGACCGCGCCGAACCGCGGGCTCGCGCTGAGCGCGAAGATGATCACCTACGTGGCCTGGGGTGTGCTGTACGGCGTGGTCGTGGTCGGCGCCGCGTCGCTCGGCACGGTGCTCACCGTGGACAGCAACCTGATGCCGAGCGCGCCGCAGTTCCTCGGCGTGCTGGGCGCGGGCATCCTCGCGACCGTGCTGGCCACCCTGTTCGGCATCGGTGTCGGCGCGGTGTGGAACAGCGTGGTCGGCAGCGTGATCACCCTGGTGATCTACCTGCTCGTGGTGGAGAACCTGCTGGTCATCGTGGCCTTCGGCTGGCTCGACGTGACCTGGCTGGGCGGGGTCCTCCCGAACGGCACGGTCAACGGCATCGTCGGCGCGATCGGCGCCGAGGCGTTCGGTGCGGCCGGGGTCACCCTGCCGGGCCTGGACGAGGAAACCCGGTGGGCACTGCAGTACGCCGCCGGCGCGCCGGGCGCGTTCTCCTGGTGGGCCTCGGCACTGATCTTCGCCGCGTGGACCGCGATCTTCTTCGTCGGCGGCTGGCTCGTCAACCAACGCCGAGACATCACCTGA
- a CDS encoding ABC transporter ATP-binding protein, whose protein sequence is MTTAPPRPRTEAPAPPSEADRPGWIRRLAAACWRHRALVVLSLCAAIFGVGLQAVGPLVVRAAVDDAVAGQTSQLGLLAGFLIGLQVLSFGTAFLRRYVGGRLALDVQHDLRQAVFGAVSRLDGGKQDSLRTGQIASRAITDLQLVVSILMQVPLSAGSVIFALLALGAMLWMSPLLTVIALVVAPAVAIVVALSRKRLFPATWSAQQRAADLAQHVEETVTGVRVVKGFGQETREVARLERTARKLFGERLRAARLSSWPAATTAALPAAGQVAVLGVGGVLALNGEVSLGTFLAFATYVAALVGPARMLSSLIVQAQLTRAGAERVYELIDAQPEVTEKPDAEPLPDGPLGIRFDDVQFGYTRAEPVLDGLSLHAQPGETLALVGTAGSGKSTISLLLPRFYDVHAGSVHIGRTDVRDLRLTELRQAIGVVFEEAFLFSSSVRDNIAYGKPDASNEEVVAAAKAAEAHEFIQQLPDGYDTLVGERGLTLSGGQRQRLGLARALITNPRILLLDDATSAVDTATEAAIHDTLRTVTAGRTTLLVAHRRSTLALADRIAVLDAGHVVDVGTAEELEARCQLFRELVAGPGEDVEAVHHCTPLQRNADGVTPELWPDDEHDDEVARLAEAAEQRTGTPSPRALSGPRGSGSLDLPPTEELLEGVRKLPPVRDEPALHGMDVTAPDPRFRLAGMLRPVRWLLAGVVALVAADAGASIALPALYQQGVDRGVVAGSATAIWVVAGIGALVIALDWLVIAAQTRLTARSGETVLYALRVRSYAHLQRLGLDYYERELSGKIMTRMTTDVDALSTFLQTGLATAVVSALTLVGISVALLVIDVSLALYALAVLPVLVVATVVFRRLASAAYTEARERVSVVNADMQENVTGIRVAQAYTREERSAESFASKSDAYRRSRLRAQRYIATYFPLVTMLSGTAEAVVLVAGANRVAEGTLSAGVLLAFLLYLGQFFSPIQQLSSVFDGYQQAKVGLKRIGDLLRTPSSVPAAENPRPAPERLRGEVTFDSVDFAYTGTETKALSDISLHVRPGETIALVGATGAGKSTAVKLVARFYDVTEGAVRIDGVDIREYDLTSLRSRMGVVPQEAHLFSGTVADNVRYGRPHATDAEVEAAVRAVGALEGVAALPQGFRQPVGERGRSLSAGQRQLVALARAELVDPDILLLDEATAALDPSTESAVLQATEQITHRRTTFVVAHRLATAARADRIAVLDHGRIVELDTHPNLLATPGPYAHLWHLST, encoded by the coding sequence GTGACCACTGCCCCGCCCCGGCCTCGCACCGAGGCCCCAGCCCCACCCTCCGAAGCGGACCGCCCCGGCTGGATCCGCCGGCTCGCCGCGGCCTGCTGGCGCCACCGCGCGCTGGTCGTGCTGTCGCTGTGCGCGGCCATCTTCGGCGTGGGCCTGCAGGCGGTCGGCCCGCTGGTCGTCCGGGCCGCGGTGGACGACGCGGTGGCCGGGCAGACCTCGCAGCTCGGCCTGCTGGCCGGGTTCCTGATCGGCCTGCAGGTGCTCAGCTTCGGCACCGCCTTCCTGCGCCGGTACGTCGGCGGCAGGCTCGCCCTCGACGTGCAGCACGACCTGCGCCAGGCGGTGTTCGGCGCGGTGTCGCGACTGGACGGCGGCAAGCAGGATTCCCTGCGCACCGGCCAGATCGCCTCGCGCGCGATCACCGATCTGCAGCTGGTGGTCAGCATCCTGATGCAGGTCCCCCTCTCCGCCGGTTCGGTGATCTTCGCGCTGCTCGCGCTCGGCGCGATGTTGTGGATGTCGCCCCTGCTGACGGTGATCGCGCTGGTGGTGGCGCCCGCCGTGGCGATCGTGGTAGCGCTGAGCCGGAAGCGGCTGTTCCCGGCGACGTGGTCCGCGCAGCAGCGGGCCGCCGATCTGGCGCAGCACGTCGAGGAGACGGTCACCGGCGTGCGCGTGGTGAAGGGCTTCGGCCAGGAGACCCGCGAGGTCGCCCGGCTCGAACGCACCGCGCGGAAGCTCTTCGGCGAACGCCTGCGCGCCGCCCGGCTGTCCTCCTGGCCCGCCGCGACCACGGCCGCGCTGCCCGCCGCCGGGCAGGTCGCGGTGCTGGGCGTCGGCGGGGTGCTGGCGCTCAACGGCGAGGTCAGCCTCGGCACCTTCCTCGCCTTCGCCACCTACGTCGCGGCGCTGGTCGGCCCGGCCCGCATGCTGTCGAGCCTGATCGTGCAGGCGCAGCTCACCCGCGCGGGTGCGGAACGGGTGTACGAGCTGATCGACGCGCAGCCGGAAGTGACCGAGAAGCCGGACGCGGAGCCGCTGCCGGACGGTCCGCTCGGCATCCGGTTCGACGACGTGCAGTTCGGCTACACGCGCGCGGAGCCGGTGCTCGACGGGTTGTCCCTGCACGCCCAGCCGGGCGAGACGCTCGCGCTGGTCGGCACGGCGGGTTCCGGCAAGTCCACCATCTCGCTGCTGCTGCCGCGGTTCTACGACGTGCACGCCGGATCCGTCCACATCGGACGAACCGACGTGCGTGACCTCCGGCTCACCGAGCTGCGGCAGGCCATCGGCGTGGTGTTCGAGGAGGCGTTCCTGTTCTCCTCGTCGGTGCGGGACAACATCGCCTACGGCAAGCCGGACGCGAGCAACGAGGAGGTCGTCGCGGCGGCGAAGGCGGCCGAGGCGCACGAGTTCATCCAGCAGCTGCCCGACGGTTACGACACCCTCGTCGGCGAGCGGGGGCTGACGCTGTCCGGCGGACAACGCCAGCGGCTCGGCCTGGCACGCGCGCTGATCACCAACCCGCGCATCCTGCTGCTCGACGACGCGACCTCCGCGGTCGACACGGCCACCGAGGCGGCGATCCACGACACCCTGCGCACGGTCACCGCCGGGCGCACCACGCTGCTGGTCGCGCACCGCCGGTCGACGCTGGCGCTGGCCGACCGGATCGCCGTGCTGGACGCCGGGCACGTGGTCGACGTGGGCACGGCCGAGGAGTTGGAGGCGCGCTGCCAGCTGTTCCGCGAGCTGGTCGCCGGTCCCGGTGAGGACGTGGAGGCGGTGCACCACTGCACGCCGCTGCAACGCAACGCCGACGGCGTCACCCCGGAACTCTGGCCGGACGACGAGCACGACGACGAGGTCGCCCGCCTGGCCGAAGCCGCCGAGCAGCGCACGGGCACGCCGAGCCCGCGCGCGCTGAGCGGTCCACGCGGCAGCGGCTCGCTCGACCTGCCGCCGACCGAGGAACTCCTGGAGGGCGTGCGCAAACTCCCGCCCGTCCGTGACGAACCAGCCCTGCACGGCATGGACGTGACCGCGCCGGATCCGCGCTTCCGGCTGGCCGGCATGCTGCGGCCGGTGCGCTGGTTGCTGGCCGGGGTGGTCGCGCTGGTGGCGGCGGACGCGGGCGCGAGCATCGCGCTGCCCGCGCTGTACCAGCAGGGCGTCGACCGGGGCGTGGTCGCCGGTTCGGCCACCGCGATCTGGGTGGTCGCCGGGATCGGCGCGCTGGTGATCGCGCTGGACTGGCTGGTGATCGCCGCGCAGACCCGGCTCACCGCCCGCAGCGGCGAGACCGTGCTCTACGCGCTGCGGGTCCGCAGCTACGCGCACCTGCAACGGCTCGGGCTGGACTACTACGAGCGCGAGCTGTCCGGGAAGATCATGACCCGGATGACCACCGACGTGGACGCGTTGTCCACGTTCCTGCAGACCGGCCTGGCCACCGCGGTGGTCAGCGCGCTGACCCTGGTCGGCATCTCGGTGGCGCTGCTGGTGATCGACGTCTCGCTGGCGCTGTACGCGCTCGCGGTGCTGCCGGTGCTGGTGGTCGCGACGGTGGTCTTCCGGCGCCTGGCGTCGGCGGCGTACACCGAGGCCCGCGAGCGGGTCAGCGTGGTGAACGCGGACATGCAGGAGAACGTCACCGGCATCCGGGTCGCGCAGGCGTACACGCGCGAGGAGCGCTCGGCGGAGTCCTTCGCCTCGAAAAGCGACGCGTACCGCCGTTCGCGCCTGCGCGCGCAACGCTACATCGCCACGTACTTCCCTTTGGTGACCATGCTTTCCGGTACCGCGGAGGCCGTGGTACTGGTGGCGGGCGCGAACCGGGTGGCCGAGGGCACGCTGTCGGCCGGGGTGCTGCTGGCGTTCCTGCTGTACCTAGGGCAGTTCTTCTCGCCGATCCAGCAGCTCTCGTCGGTGTTCGACGGCTACCAGCAGGCGAAGGTCGGCCTCAAGCGCATCGGCGACCTGCTGCGCACCCCGAGTTCGGTCCCGGCCGCCGAAAACCCGCGCCCGGCGCCCGAGCGCCTCCGTGGCGAGGTCACCTTCGATTCCGTCGATTTCGCCTACACGGGCACGGAAACCAAGGCTCTGTCCGACATTTCTTTACACGTCCGTCCCGGCGAAACCATCGCACTGGTGGGTGCGACGGGCGCGGGCAAGTCCACCGCCGTCAAACTCGTCGCCCGCTTCTACGACGTGACCGAGGGCGCGGTGCGGATCGACGGCGTGGACATCCGCGAGTACGACCTGACTTCGCTGCGTTCGCGCATGGGTGTGGTCCCGCAGGAAGCGCACCTGTTCTCGGGCACCGTCGCGGACAACGTGCGCTACGGCCGTCCACACGCGACAGACGCCGAAGTCGAAGCCGCCGTACGCGCCGTCGGTGCCCTGGAAGGCGTCGCCGCGCTCCCGCAAGGCTTCCGCCAACCCGTCGGCGAACGAGGCCGCTCCCTGTCCGCCGGCCAACGACAACTGGTCGCCCTGGCGCGCGCGGAACTGGTGGACCCGGACATCCTGCTACTGGACGAAGCCACCGCCGCACTGGACCCGTCCACCGAATCCGCCGTCCTGCAAGCCACCGAACAGATCACCCACCGGCGCACCACCTTCGTCGTCGCACACCGCCTCGCCACCGCCGCCCGAGCCGACCGCATCGCCGTCCTCGACCACGGCCGCATCGTCGAACTGGACACCCACCCCAACCTCCTGGCCACCCCAGGCCCCTACGCCCACCTATGGCACCTAAGCACCTAA
- a CDS encoding DUF6086 family protein, whose product MGCVFEVGEETVWHPASRVGETYLALAGGLAGLVGVPTGITATAADFHRVDIVQFDVFTKRVFAEYFRSGHELRRTMVDAVLRPSIVMLVRGGGRIEPATEEQRLYLVEAGQLASAMPAQRS is encoded by the coding sequence GTGGGCTGCGTTTTCGAAGTCGGTGAGGAAACGGTGTGGCACCCGGCGTCGCGCGTCGGGGAGACCTACCTGGCGCTGGCCGGGGGCCTGGCGGGCCTGGTCGGCGTGCCCACCGGGATCACCGCGACGGCGGCGGATTTCCACCGGGTGGACATCGTTCAATTCGATGTGTTCACCAAACGCGTGTTCGCCGAATATTTCCGCTCCGGCCACGAACTGCGGCGCACGATGGTGGACGCTGTCCTGCGCCCGTCGATCGTGATGCTGGTGCGGGGAGGGGGCCGGATCGAACCGGCCACGGAGGAGCAGCGGCTGTACCTCGTGGAGGCGGGACAGTTGGCGAGCGCGATGCCGGCTCAGCGTTCGTAG
- a CDS encoding type VII secretion target yields MPQGYEVLNDELTVHAGKVDGFSERMQTAVDAANTVTMNDSAYGVICQPFAMLLQPFEEMGVNALKTAVESLTETATKVRDSAAAYEEREGGTSQALKTAEAG; encoded by the coding sequence ATGCCACAGGGCTACGAGGTACTCAACGACGAACTGACCGTGCACGCCGGCAAGGTGGACGGGTTTTCCGAGCGGATGCAGACCGCGGTGGACGCGGCGAACACGGTGACCATGAACGACAGCGCGTACGGGGTGATCTGCCAGCCGTTCGCGATGTTGCTGCAGCCGTTCGAGGAGATGGGCGTCAACGCGCTGAAGACGGCGGTCGAATCGCTGACCGAGACGGCGACCAAGGTGCGCGACTCGGCGGCCGCGTACGAAGAGCGTGAAGGTGGCACCAGCCAGGCGCTGAAGACCGCCGAAGCAGGCTGA
- a CDS encoding YbaB/EbfC family nucleoid-associated protein has translation MADLADVERMVGDWERNAAETSQKYQAMQAEVERISITESVASGAVSVTVGHNGLPTDVKMTQAVLKMSPDEIAANVLRAMQKAQSKYPERLAEITAETVGDDATTRHLVATAVDNFPAPPEEDEPSAAGQPQERRLYDSEEESPAAPASKAPPAPAPKPTPRRKSGPGDEDGEDFSDQSFLRRD, from the coding sequence GTGGCTGACTTGGCCGACGTCGAGCGCATGGTGGGCGACTGGGAGCGCAACGCGGCGGAGACGTCGCAGAAGTACCAGGCGATGCAGGCCGAGGTGGAGCGCATCTCGATCACCGAGTCGGTCGCCTCGGGCGCGGTGAGCGTGACCGTCGGGCACAACGGGCTGCCCACCGACGTCAAGATGACCCAGGCCGTGCTGAAGATGAGCCCCGACGAGATCGCCGCCAACGTGCTCCGCGCCATGCAGAAGGCGCAGTCGAAGTACCCGGAGCGGCTGGCCGAGATCACCGCCGAGACCGTCGGCGACGACGCGACCACCCGGCACCTGGTGGCCACCGCGGTGGACAACTTCCCGGCGCCGCCCGAAGAGGACGAGCCGTCCGCTGCGGGGCAGCCGCAGGAGCGGCGGTTGTACGACAGCGAGGAAGAGTCGCCCGCTGCGCCTGCGTCCAAGGCGCCCCCGGCGCCTGCACCGAAGCCGACGCCGCGGCGCAAGAGCGGGCCGGGGGACGAGGACGGCGAAGACTTCAGCGACCAGTCGTTCCTGCGCCGCGACTAG
- a CDS encoding multifunctional oxoglutarate decarboxylase/oxoglutarate dehydrogenase thiamine pyrophosphate-binding subunit/dihydrolipoyllysine-residue succinyltransferase subunit translates to MSSSSPASQFGPNEWLVEEMYDQFLADPSSVDAAWHDFFADFKPTQDAQSKADNARATAKTEAPAKNGQANPPSRQSQQNAQSAARQSAPKADAPEKAQPKKAEPAPAKPAPKKEAAPAAKAESKSTNEGESKPLRGAAAAIAKNMDASLSVPTATSVRAVPAKLMADNRIVINNHLKRTRGGKISFTHLIGYAMVRALRDFPNMNRHYQLIDGKPFAVTPEHVNFGLAIDMKGKEGARTLVVASVKATENMTFLQFWQAYEDIVKKARNGKLTADDFAGTTISLTNPGGIGTNHSVPRLQAGQGCIIGVGAMQYPASFEGTSEKTLVDLAVSKIMTLTSTYDHRIIQGAESGEFLKRIHELLLGSDGFYDDVFTSLRLPYEPIRWVADIPEGAVDKTARVIELIDAYRMRGHLMADTDPLNYRQRRHEDLDVLTHGLTLWDLDREFPVGGFAGQERMKFRDILGVLRNSYCRTVGIEYTHIIDPDERRWIQERVEIPHEKPDPAVQKYVLSKLNAAEAFETFLQTKYVGQKRFSLEGGETTIPLLDTVLDKAAEYELDEVVIGMPHRGRLNVLANIVGKPISQIFQEFEGNLDPGQAHGSGDVKYHLGAEGKYFRMFGDGETKVSLTANPSHLETVDPVLEGIVRAKQDILDKGGEGFTVLPVLLHGDAAFAGQGVVAETLNLALLRGYRTGGTVHLIINNQVGFTTAPENSRSSQYATDVAKMIGAPVFHVNGDDPEAAHWVAKLAVDYRQAFNKDVVIDLICYRRRGHNEGDDPSMTQPAMYDIIDTKRSVRKTYTESLIGRGDISVEEAEAALRDFSSQLEHVFNEVRELEKHPVKASPSVEEEQQVPAKVPTAISKDVVERIGDAFVDVPEGFTPHPRVKPVMERRHKMSREGGIDWAFGELLAFGSLALEGKLVRLSGQDSRRGTFTQRHSVFIDRKTGEEYSPLQHLAENQGRVMIYDSALSEYAAVGFEYGYSVANSDALVMWEAQFGDFVNGAQTIIDEYISSGEAKWGQLSDVVLLLPHGHEGQGPDHTSGRIERFLQLCAEGSMTVSVPSTPANYFHLLRRHALDGVNRPLVVFTPKRLLRDKAVKSSVEDFTEQSKFLSVIDDEHLDPAKVRKVVLTSGKMYWELLAERVKQQVDDVALVRVEQYYPLPKKKLLAAVERYTAAKSIMWVQEEPENQGAWPFFGLNLPRKFPETFGGLEVAARRPMAAPSAGSSKVHEVEQKAIIAKAFS, encoded by the coding sequence GTGTCCAGCAGCAGCCCTGCGTCACAGTTCGGCCCCAACGAGTGGCTGGTCGAAGAGATGTACGACCAGTTCCTGGCCGACCCTTCATCGGTAGATGCCGCTTGGCATGACTTCTTCGCCGACTTCAAGCCGACCCAGGACGCGCAGTCCAAGGCCGACAACGCCCGCGCCACGGCCAAGACCGAGGCGCCGGCCAAGAACGGCCAGGCCAACCCGCCTTCGCGCCAGTCGCAGCAGAACGCGCAGTCGGCGGCACGCCAGTCCGCGCCGAAGGCGGACGCGCCGGAGAAGGCCCAGCCGAAGAAGGCCGAACCGGCGCCCGCGAAGCCGGCGCCGAAGAAGGAAGCGGCCCCGGCCGCGAAGGCCGAGAGCAAGAGCACCAACGAAGGCGAGAGCAAGCCCCTGCGGGGGGCGGCCGCCGCCATCGCCAAGAACATGGACGCCTCGCTGTCCGTGCCGACCGCGACCAGTGTGCGCGCGGTCCCGGCCAAGCTGATGGCCGACAACCGCATCGTGATCAACAACCACCTGAAGCGGACCAGGGGCGGGAAGATCTCCTTCACCCACCTCATCGGCTACGCGATGGTGCGCGCGCTGCGCGACTTCCCGAACATGAACCGGCACTACCAGCTGATCGACGGCAAGCCGTTCGCGGTGACCCCGGAGCACGTGAACTTCGGGCTGGCGATCGACATGAAGGGCAAGGAAGGCGCCCGCACACTGGTGGTGGCCTCGGTCAAGGCGACCGAGAACATGACCTTCCTGCAGTTCTGGCAGGCCTACGAGGACATCGTCAAGAAGGCCCGCAACGGCAAGCTCACCGCCGACGACTTCGCCGGCACCACGATCTCGCTGACCAACCCGGGCGGCATCGGCACCAACCACTCGGTGCCGCGGCTGCAGGCCGGGCAGGGCTGCATCATCGGCGTCGGTGCCATGCAGTACCCGGCCTCGTTCGAGGGCACCAGCGAGAAGACCCTGGTCGACCTGGCGGTCAGCAAGATCATGACGCTGACCTCCACCTACGACCACCGGATCATCCAGGGCGCCGAGTCCGGCGAGTTCCTCAAGCGCATCCACGAGCTGCTGCTCGGCTCGGACGGCTTCTACGACGACGTGTTCACCTCGCTGCGGCTGCCCTACGAGCCGATCCGCTGGGTGGCCGACATCCCCGAGGGCGCGGTCGACAAGACCGCCAGGGTGATCGAGCTGATCGACGCCTACCGCATGCGCGGTCACCTGATGGCCGACACCGACCCGCTGAACTACCGCCAGCGCCGCCACGAGGACCTCGACGTGCTCACCCACGGTCTCACCCTGTGGGACCTGGACCGCGAGTTCCCGGTCGGCGGGTTCGCCGGTCAGGAGCGGATGAAGTTCCGCGACATCCTCGGCGTGCTGCGCAACTCGTACTGCCGCACGGTCGGCATCGAGTACACGCACATCATCGACCCCGACGAGCGCCGGTGGATCCAGGAGCGGGTGGAGATCCCGCACGAGAAGCCGGACCCCGCCGTGCAGAAGTACGTGCTGTCCAAGCTGAACGCGGCGGAGGCCTTCGAGACCTTCCTGCAGACCAAGTACGTCGGCCAGAAGCGGTTCTCGCTCGAAGGCGGCGAGACCACCATCCCGCTGCTGGACACCGTGCTGGACAAGGCCGCCGAGTACGAACTGGACGAGGTCGTCATCGGCATGCCGCACCGCGGCAGGCTGAACGTGCTGGCCAACATCGTCGGCAAGCCGATCTCGCAGATCTTCCAGGAGTTCGAGGGCAACCTCGACCCCGGCCAGGCACACGGCTCCGGTGACGTGAAGTACCACCTCGGCGCCGAGGGCAAGTACTTCCGCATGTTCGGCGACGGCGAGACCAAGGTCTCCCTGACCGCGAACCCGTCGCACCTGGAGACCGTGGACCCGGTGCTCGAGGGCATCGTCCGCGCCAAGCAGGACATCCTCGACAAGGGTGGCGAGGGCTTCACCGTGCTGCCGGTGCTGCTGCACGGCGACGCGGCCTTCGCGGGCCAGGGCGTGGTGGCCGAGACGCTGAACCTGGCGCTGCTGCGCGGGTACCGCACCGGCGGCACCGTGCACCTGATCATCAACAACCAGGTGGGCTTCACCACCGCGCCGGAGAACTCGCGGTCCTCGCAGTACGCCACCGACGTGGCGAAGATGATCGGCGCGCCGGTCTTCCACGTCAACGGCGACGACCCCGAGGCCGCGCACTGGGTGGCCAAGCTGGCCGTGGACTACCGCCAGGCGTTCAACAAGGACGTGGTGATCGACCTCATCTGCTACCGCCGCCGCGGGCACAACGAGGGCGACGACCCGTCGATGACGCAGCCGGCGATGTACGACATCATCGACACCAAGCGCAGCGTGCGGAAGACCTACACCGAGTCGCTGATCGGCCGCGGGGACATCTCCGTGGAAGAGGCCGAGGCGGCGCTGCGGGACTTCTCCAGCCAGCTGGAGCACGTCTTCAACGAGGTCCGCGAGCTGGAGAAGCACCCGGTCAAGGCGAGCCCCTCGGTCGAAGAGGAGCAGCAGGTGCCCGCCAAGGTGCCGACGGCCATCTCGAAGGACGTGGTCGAGCGCATCGGCGACGCGTTCGTCGACGTGCCGGAGGGCTTCACCCCGCACCCGCGCGTCAAGCCGGTGATGGAACGCCGCCACAAGATGTCCCGCGAAGGCGGCATCGACTGGGCCTTCGGCGAGCTGCTCGCGTTCGGTTCGCTGGCGCTGGAGGGCAAGCTGGTCCGGCTGTCCGGGCAGGACTCCCGCCGCGGCACCTTCACCCAGCGGCACTCGGTGTTCATCGACCGCAAGACCGGCGAGGAGTACTCCCCGCTGCAGCACCTGGCCGAGAACCAGGGCCGCGTGATGATCTACGACTCGGCGCTGTCCGAGTACGCGGCGGTCGGCTTCGAGTACGGCTACTCGGTGGCCAACTCCGACGCGCTGGTCATGTGGGAAGCCCAGTTCGGCGACTTCGTCAACGGCGCCCAGACCATCATCGACGAGTACATCTCCTCCGGTGAGGCCAAGTGGGGCCAGCTCTCCGACGTGGTGCTGCTGCTGCCGCACGGCCACGAAGGCCAGGGCCCGGACCACACCTCGGGCCGCATCGAGCGCTTCCTGCAGCTGTGCGCCGAAGGTTCGATGACCGTCTCGGTGCCGTCGACCCCGGCGAACTACTTCCACCTGCTGCGCCGCCACGCCCTCGACGGGGTGAACCGGCCGCTGGTGGTCTTCACCCCCAAGCGCCTGCTGCGCGACAAGGCGGTCAAGTCGTCGGTCGAGGACTTCACCGAGCAGTCGAAGTTCCTGTCCGTGATCGACGACGAGCACCTGGACCCGGCGAAGGTCCGGAAGGTGGTCCTGACCTCGGGCAAGATGTACTGGGAGCTGCTGGCCGAGCGGGTCAAGCAGCAGGTCGACGACGTGGCGCTGGTGCGGGTCGAGCAGTACTACCCGCTGCCGAAGAAGAAGCTGCTGGCCGCGGTCGAGCGGTACACCGCGGCGAAGTCGATCATGTGGGTGCAGGAGGAGCCGGAGAACCAGGGTGCCTGGCCGTTCTTCGGGCTGAACCTGCCGCGCAAGTTCCCGGAGACCTTCGGCGGCCTGGAGGTCGCCGCCCGGCGGCCGATGGCAGCGCCGTCGGCTGGTTCGTCCAAGGTGCACGAAGTGGAGCAGAAGGCGATCATCGCCAAGGCCTTCAGCTGA